In Coraliomargarita parva, the genomic stretch CAGGCGGACCGCCTGCACGGTGTCTGGGTGCGTAACAACCTCGCCCGCGAGCTGCATGAGGATGTCGAAGCCCTCGAGCCGTCCTCCGCCTCGATCCTCGACGCGACCGCAGACTACTCGCAACTGGCCGATGACCTGCCGACGCAGTACTACAAGCGCTACGTCGACCTGATCCGCCGCACCTATCCGGACAAGTGGCAGCAAATGGTGGAGGACCTGCTCCGCAATTCCAGCGGCAAGTTCACCAGCGAATGTATCAATTTCATGCTCGAGCAGGACATGCAGGACCGCATCAGCTACTGCCTGAACCGCTGGCTCAACGAGCAAACCATCAAGGGCCCGCTGCTCTTCTGGGTGGTTAAGAACCGCGCTTCCAAGAAGTACGCGCCGATCATCGATCCGCTGGTCACGCCGCGCCTGCTGGCCGCCATGTTCTACGCGATCGACTACGAGGCCCTGCAAAACGCCAGCGCCCGTCGTATTCCCCTGGCCGACCTGCTCAGTGATGACGACGGCCTGATCCCGGACCTGCTGGCCGAAGCCAATGTGGAAACCGCCCGCGACCTGGCCCAGACCCTTCTGCTCAACCAGGGCTTTGAAGACCTGACCAAGAAGTCGCTGCTGGCCCGCTTCATCAAGAAGTTCCCCAGCATCCAGAGCCTGATCGCCGGCGAAGCGGCATCCACTTCCGAGGAGGATGCGCTCATCGTTTCGCAAAAGAGCTTCGAAGAGGCCAAGGCCGAGTACGAGGAACTCATCGCCAAGAAGATCCCGGAGAACAAGGAAGCGATCGCGGTTGCGCGTGAGCACGGTGACCTTAAGGAAAACTCCGAGTACAAGATGGCCCGTCAGGACCAGGACATCCTGCTCTCCCGCAAGAACGAGTTGGAAGTCGACCTGTCCCGTGCCCGTGTGACCGACTTCAGCGAAGCCAACACCGAAAACGTCGGTATCGGCAGCATCGTCGAGCTCAAGCAAGGTTCTTCCGGCAACAGCCAAAGCTACTCGATCCTGGGGGCTTGGGACAGTGATCCGGACAACAATGTCCTTTCCTATAAGACGCCGCTGGCCCAACAACTTCTGGGCAAGACCGTCGGTGATTCCGTCACCACCAAGATCAGTGGTGCCGAGGAGAACTGGACGATCCTCAAGATCGAACGCTGGGTCGAAAAGCAGTAAGCCCGCACTTACCATTTTGAATCAAAGCGCCCGTGCACACCGCCGGGCGCTTTTTTTGCGGGCTCATGGTTCATTTGCCGGAAAAGGCCTCGTTGGGCAGGCGGATCCCGCCAAGCCGCCCTTTCGTGTCTGTAGTCGGGGACTTGTTCTTCACGGGTGATTTCACCTGACAGGCAGTAAAACAAAAGTTCCTCCTCTTTTCAAGGGGAGGGGGACCGCGAAGCGGTGGAGGGGTTCTGGCTCTACTACTTAGCGAGGCCATTCCGACAGGCTTATACCACTTCGAAAAAATTCTGGTAGTTTATGTGCTGCGTGATTTTGGAGCAGCGCAAGGCATCGGCGGACGCGCGGAAGCGCATCCCTCCAGAAATGACTCCAGTCTCTATGCATCGCAGAATGGAGGAAGGACCTTGCTCGCGCCTGCATGTCGTAGCACGAGTTCAGGCCTGCGAGCTGGAATCGTACGGACGACTAGCCGGTTGTTTCCACATCCGTATGGCTTTCGACCTTCGGTAAGGTCGTGGCGATGGCCAGGGGCAGAAGGATGACGCAGGCGCCGATCAGGTAGGTGGTTTGCGAGCCGAGGGTGAAGTAGCAGAAGGCGGCGGCGAGCGGACCGACGGCGCGGGCAAAGGAACCGGCCGAGCGGTAGACGCCGAGCGCGGCGCCCTGTTCCGACTCGTCGGAGTACAGGGAAACCAGGGCGCTGAGGGTCGGGCTGGACAGTCCGACCGCGAGTGCCATGAGCGCGAGGGCGGTAAAGAAGAGACCGAGGGAGAGGGCCAGCGCGAGGGCGGAAAAGGCGCAGATGCCGGCGAGCAGTCCGGTCAGGGCCAGACGCTTCTCGCCGACCGGTTTGGCCAACCGGCGCACCAGTCCGCCCTGCACGAGGATGAGGACAAAGCCGACAAAGACGAACATCATGCCGTTCTTCGCGGGCGTGAACTGGAAGCGCTCTACCGCGAGGAAGGTGAGGGTGAACTCCATGCCGCTGAAAGCCAGCATGAAGATGAGGTAGACCATGTTGGTCCGCCGTGTGGCCGGGGGGCCGCTGCGGAAGATGCGGAATACCTGCAGGCTGCGGGGAGCCGGGGCGCGCTCACGCTTGCTCGCCGGCAGGGTTTCCTCAAAGCGTCGCTTGACCAGGACCAGGTTGGCAATGGCTAGAACGAGACTGACCAGTGCGGCGATGGAGAAGGGATTCACCCCGAAGCGTGCCAGACCGGGAAAATGATCGAGCAGGTTCAACTGCGAGCTGATGCCGCCGATGGCCGGCCCCACGATGAAGCCGAGCCCGAAAGCGATGCCAATGATGGCCATGCCGCCGGCCCGCTTTTCGCGCGAGGTGACGTCCGCGACGGCGGCAGTGGCGACCGAAAGGTTGCCGCCCATGGCACCGCCGATGATGCGGGCCAGGACCAGGATCCAGAAGGATTGGGCCAGGCACCAGGCCAGATAGCTCAGGGCCAGTCCGCTGATGGTGATGAGCAGGACCTTGCGACGGCCGACCCGGTCGGAATACGCACCCCAGAGCGGGGCGCAGACAAACTGTAGCAGCGAATAGAGCGAGCCCAGAATGCCGCCGAAGAGCACCGCGGTCATGAACTTCGGGTCGGCCGCACCGGAGGCTTCCGCCATGCGGGCCAGTGGCTCGATGCACTGGCCCAGTAGGCTGCCATTCCCGCTCCCCGAGGGGAGGTAGTAGTCCAGCATGGCCGGAAAGAGCGGGAAGATGATGGAAAAGCCGACGAGGTCGAGAAAGAGGGTAAGGAAGACAATACCCAGCGTTTGCCGGCGCTGTCGGGCCGCCGGATCGTTATTGGTAGGTTTGGGCATTTAAGACTTGGGATGTCCGAACTTGCGGCTGAGTGCCGCATGCACATTGGGAGGGATCAAGTGCCTCTCTCTGTCCGTAAACTTGAAGACCTGTTTGACCAGGTTTGAGCTGGTGAAGAAGAACTGCTCGTTCGGCATGAGGAAAATCGTCTCGACGGTTTCGTCCAAGTGGCGGTTCATCTGGGCCATTTGAAACTCGTGTTCGAAGTCCGAGACCGCCCGGAGTCCCCGGATGAGTGCAACTGCTTTCTCGCGCTTGGCCAAATCGACAATCAGGCCATCAAATGCCAAGACTTCGATGTTGGGCCGCCCAACCAGGTTTTCCCGGATCAGCTCGACCCGTTCTTCCGGGGTGAACAGCGGTTGTTTCGAGGCGTTTCGTGCAACGGCGACGACCACTTTATCAAAAATATGGCGTGCGCGGTTGATCACATCGAGGTGTCCATTGGTAATTGGGTCAAATGAACCCGGATAAATACCTTTTTTCATACCGCCTTCGATACAGATCATGTTTGGCGCGAAGTCCAACCTTTCCTGAGTTGTAGCCGAAGTTGTGAAACTTTGGATGCCTTTGGCAGGCCTCCAAAGTCAGGCAAATTCTGTTCCGGCAGAATGATTTGCAGCAGAATGATTCTGTCTAAAATGCGACAGTGTGTACGTCGAAATCGCTGTCGCGCTTTCGCTACAAGGGGGGGCTGATTTCAGCCTTGTGCTGTTCGAATGATGGCTAGGGGCGGGCGACTGTGACCAGAAACTGGAGATAGGGCGGGAAGAAGCGGTCAAAGGCCTCGATGTGGGGGAGGTGTCCAATCCCTTCCAGTTCCACGAGCTGGGCATCCGGGATGGCTGCGGCGGCCTTGCGTCCGAGCTCGGGATAATTCCCCAGTTGGGCACGCAGTTCGGGGCTGACGCTGCCTTTTCCGAGTGCGGTGCGGTCCCGTTGGCCGATGACCAAGAGGACCGGCATGCTAAGTTCGGGAAATTCATAGACCACCGGTTGGGTGAAGACCATGTCGTAGGTGAGTGCCTGGTTCCAAGCCATGCGCGGGTACTCCGGGCTTTGCGTAAAGGAAGCCAGTTGTTCCACCCAGGGATCGTAGGCGGCTTTCCACTTGCCGTCATAGTAGGAATCGAGCTGGTAGGCGCGGATCTTTTCGGCGGTCTTCTTGAGCTCGCCGGCGTACCACTGGTCGATGCTATGGTAGGGGACCCCCTTGGCCTTCCAGTCCTCCAGCCCGATCGGGTTCAGCAGGGTGAGGCTGAGCGTCTGTTCCGGGTACATCAGGGCGAAACGGGTCGCGAGCATGCCGCCCATGGAATGGCCGAGTACGTGCACCGGGCCGGCCTCGACCGCGTCCAGCAGTTCCGCGGTATTCGCAGCAAGCTGTTGGAAGCTGTACTGGTAGTGTGCCGGCTTGCTGGATTTGCCGAAGCCGATCTGGTCCGGGATGAGGACCCGGTAGCCGACAGCGCTCAGGGCCCGGGCCGTGGTTTCAAAATAGCTGCCGGAGAAGTTCTTGCCGTGGAGCAGGAGGACGGTGCCCCGGGCGGTCGCGGTTTCGGGCGCCACGTCCATATAGGCCATCTCCAGGTCCTGTTGCTGGTTGCTCAAGCGGTGGATCTTGGCGGGATAGGGGTAGTCCACCTGTTCCAGACGGATTCCGGTTTGGGCGGAGAGGATCGACCCGGCGGCGAGCAGGAAACTGAGGGCGTATCGTATCATGAGCTGAGCATAGGGAGGAATGCGCGACGCTGCAAATTCGGGGGGCAGTCTTTCAGCCCGGTCGGAATGATTTTTGGCTAGCCCTTATCCCCACAATCGACAGCCTTGTAGGCGTGAATCTGCCGAACTTATTAACGCTTTCTCGAATTCCGATCCTCTTCGGGATCGTGGCATTGCTGTATGCGCCCTTCACCGGCGCGAGCACCCTGGCTTTCATCCTCTTTGTGATCGGGGCGCTGACCGACTGGGCGGACGGGTATTACGCCCGCAAAATGAAATTGGTCTCCAATTTCGGCAAGTTGATGGACGCGCTGACGGACAAGGTCTTCATGGTCGGTCTCTTCATCACCCTGCTTTCGGTCGAGATCCTGCCCGAGGTCTGGGCGCTGCCGCTGCTGCTCCTGATCCTTAGTCGCGAATTCCTGATTACCGGGCTACGCCTGGTGGCCGCCAGTTCCGGCATCGTGCTCGCCGCCGAAAAATCCGGCAAGCACAAGACGGTTTCCCAGATCGTTTCCGCCATTCTTCTGCTGCTGGCCATGGCGGTGCGTAGTGACTTTCCTAATACCTTTCCGACCTGGATCGGTGACAGCCTGCACATCGGGGGACTCGTGTTCTTCGTGATTGCCACCGTATTGACGGTTTCCTCGGGCACGATGTACATGACCAAGTATTGGTCGATCTTTACCGGGCAGGATGCAGGGAAGGGCGGATCGGATGAGTCGTAAATTTCTCTGGGCTCAACTCATGCCCACGCATGTCGTGGTCAATCTGGCAACACTGGGACCCTTGGGACGTGTCAAGAAGGGCCCCGGTACGGTCGGCAGCGTTGCCGGCATCCTGTTGTACTGCGTGCTGTTTCATTATGCTTCGCCCTTTGCCTACCTTTTGCTGGCTGCGGTGCTGGCCTATGCGGCCATGGCGATCTGCGACACTGCGGAAGAGCGCCTGCAGATGCGCGATCCGGGCATGATCGTACTGGACGAGTTTGTGGCGGTGCCGCTGGTCTTTCTCGGGATGAACGGTCCTGGTGGCCTGGTGGCCCAACATGGAGGTTGGCCCGTTCTGCTGGGTGGTTTCGTACTCTTCCGCTTTTTCGACATCCTCAAGCCGCTGGGGATCTCCCGCCTGCAGAACCTGCCGGGTGGTGTCGGCTGTGTGGCCGACGATTTGGCCGCCGGATTAGCTGCCTGCCTGACCTTGCAAATCCTGCTCTTCTGGGTCTTTTAAGCAGCTTTTGAAATGAAGTTGCTGGATAAACTGGAAAAGCGTTTTGGGCATTGGGGGCTGTCGCATCTGGCCATGTACATCGTCATGGGCCAAGTGCTCGCTTATGGGCTCATCCTGTTTCAGCGCCTCTCGATCAACTCCCTCTTGCTCGTCCCCGCGGCGATCATCGAGGGGCACGAGTACTGGCGACTGATCACCTTTATCATTTGCCCGCCCTATATCACCAGTTCACCCATGGGGGTCGTGTTTCTCGCGTTCTACTGGATGATCTTCTGGTTCTGCGCCAATAGCATCGAAGAGGCCCTGGGCACGTTCAGACTGACGGTATATCTGCTGCTGGGGGTGGTCTTTTCGATTGTCGCGGCCTTCCTCGGGCACCTGATCTCGCCCGTGCCGATGATAGCAGTCATCCCGAAGTTCTTGTATTTCAGCGTCTTCCTTGCCTTTGCCACGCTCTTCCCGAATGTTGAATTCAGGATTTATTTTGTCCTCCCGGTCAAGGTGAAGTGGCTGGCCTGGATCCTGGCGGTCTATCTCGGCTTCCTGTTCATTTTTTCCCCGAGTATGGGCTATCGCGTGGCGATTCTCGGACCGGTCTTGAACTATATTATCTTTTTCGCTCCATGGCTGTTCCGCGGCTTGGAGAACCGCCAGCGGCGTTCGAACTTCAAAGCAAAAGCGAAAGAGGCGCAGGAAGCCGCTTTTCATACCTGCAGCCGTTGCGGTGCGACCGACAAGACCCACCCGGAACGGCATTTCCGCTACAAGACCGTGGATGGCGAGGCCGTTTGCCTCTGTGATGCCTGTCGTGAGTCGGGAACCGACTCCGCGCCAAAGGCGTAGACCGATCTAGACCGGCGGGAGGGGCAGGTCCAGACTGATCGCGACACAACGGATGAGGGCGTATTCGTCCTTTTCAACGCGACCGTCGGATTGAATGACGGCGAGGGCCCCTTCGAAAATGATTTTCTTTTGAGGAGGCGGCAGGTCGGCGAGTGTCTCTAGCGTCGACTCCAGTTCTTGCAGGCTGATGGCTTCGCGGGGGAGTCTCCGGGCCCGCTGGAGAAGGTAGCGGTTACATTGCTTGGCACCGGCCGTGAAACCCTTGTTGAGGGCTTCGCCGGACGCACTACCGGCATAGCTGAGGGCGGAGAGTAGGCGCTCGATATGCGGTGCGAGCTGGGCGGGTGGCATGGGGCGGAAGCGTCGCGCCGGGTTACGCTTGCGCTTCAGGTAAAGCTTGGCGCTGCGCAGGATGGCCAGCTCCTCGGGAGTGATCGACTGGTCGGCCTCCGCCAGTTCGGTCATGCAGGCGATGAGCGCTTCCATCGGTTTGAGCCCGTCGGAGGTGCCTGCGCTCAGGCAGTGCTGGAGCAGGGCGAAGCGCTGCCGGTTGGGCATGCCGGCGAATTTCTTCGTCCATTGTGCGGTGCGTTGAGCCATGTCCGGGCCGAGGGCCTTACGGACGATGGCTTGAGCGGCATCGGGGGCGAGCTCTTCGGCGGCATCCGCCTGGAGTGCCAGGATGGCGGCCCGGGCTTCGGCCGGATCTGCGCTGATGGCTTCCTTTTCGCTGGCGATGGCGCCCTGCATCTGGTCGGCGCTGAGTATCGCGGCGGCGGTCAGGGTGCCGACCTTGCGGATGAAGTCCTTATCGGCCTGGCCGCTGGATGCCGTCTTTGGCGGCTCTTTCTTTTTCACCGGCACGAAGATGAATTTGCCGTCCCAGTTCGGTTCGATCGCACGGATACGCTGCTCCAGTGGCGGGTGGGTGGCAAAGGGGCTGGATAAATTGCCGGAGAGTGCGGTGGCAAAGAAAATATGGGCTGCTTCCTCGGCGTGCGGATGCCGGATCAGGGAGCGGTGTGAATGGCCCCCGATTTTCTTGAGTGCGTCGGCGATCCCCAGCGGGTTGCGCGTGAATTGGACGGCGGCGGCATCTGCAAGAAATTCGCGCTGGCGTGAGATCGCGCTCTGAATCAGACGTCCGAAAAAGACGCCGATGTAGCCGATGCACATGACCAGGAAGGCGATGATAAAGATGATAATCAAGCCGCCTCCTTCTCCCTTACGGCTGGAGCGGGAGCGCCGGCGGCTGGAATCGCTCATGACGCGGAGCATGCTGCGTCCACTCACCGCAATCGCTAGGAGTCCGAAGAGGACGCCCATCAGACGGATGTTGAGGCGCATATCCCCGTTTAGGATATGACTGAACTCATGGGCCACCACGGCCTGCAGTTCGTCCCGGTTGAGCTTTTCGATGGCTCCACGGGTGAGGCTGATGACGGCGTCCGAGGTGGTGTAGCCTGCGGCAAAGCCATTGATGCCGCCCTGCGGCATGAGAAAGACCTGGGGCACCGGAACGCCCGAGGCGATTGCCATTTCCTCGACTACGTTGAGCAACTTGCGCTCGTCGGGGTCCTTTGTCTTGGGGGATACGAGGCGCCCACCGAGGGATCTCGCCACGTAGGCGCCCCCTTGCCGGAGCTCCCGGATCTTATGCAGGGAGCAGAAACAGATGAAGCCGCTGACCCCGACGAGGGTGGCGAGAAAGAGATCGGGGTGGTAGAGGGTGACCGCCTGGTTCCGGTGAGAGGCATTGTCGGCGAACAAAGAATAGTAGCCGAACAGGACGACGCCGTACAGTGCGACCGTGATACAGAGCACCGACAGGATGAAGAGCAGCACCATCCATTTGGTGCGCTTGCGGGCAAACTCCTGCGCGCTGAAGAAGTCCATGGCGCCTGACGGAAGGGCCGGTTAGAATTGCACCTTGGGCGCTTCGCGGACCGCTTCGTCCTTCACTTCGAACATTTCCGCTTTCTGGAAATTGAAGGTGTTGGCGATGATCACGGACGGGAAGACCTCGCACTTGGTATTGTAGGTCATGACCGCGTCGTTGTAGGCCTGCCGTGCGAA encodes the following:
- the pgsA gene encoding CDP-diacylglycerol--glycerol-3-phosphate 3-phosphatidyltransferase; protein product: MNLPNLLTLSRIPILFGIVALLYAPFTGASTLAFILFVIGALTDWADGYYARKMKLVSNFGKLMDALTDKVFMVGLFITLLSVEILPEVWALPLLLLILSREFLITGLRLVAASSGIVLAAEKSGKHKTVSQIVSAILLLLAMAVRSDFPNTFPTWIGDSLHIGGLVFFVIATVLTVSSGTMYMTKYWSIFTGQDAGKGGSDES
- a CDS encoding MFS transporter, which translates into the protein MPKPTNNDPAARQRRQTLGIVFLTLFLDLVGFSIIFPLFPAMLDYYLPSGSGNGSLLGQCIEPLARMAEASGAADPKFMTAVLFGGILGSLYSLLQFVCAPLWGAYSDRVGRRKVLLITISGLALSYLAWCLAQSFWILVLARIIGGAMGGNLSVATAAVADVTSREKRAGGMAIIGIAFGLGFIVGPAIGGISSQLNLLDHFPGLARFGVNPFSIAALVSLVLAIANLVLVKRRFEETLPASKRERAPAPRSLQVFRIFRSGPPATRRTNMVYLIFMLAFSGMEFTLTFLAVERFQFTPAKNGMMFVFVGFVLILVQGGLVRRLAKPVGEKRLALTGLLAGICAFSALALALSLGLFFTALALMALAVGLSSPTLSALVSLYSDESEQGAALGVYRSAGSFARAVGPLAAAFCYFTLGSQTTYLIGACVILLPLAIATTLPKVESHTDVETTG
- the coaD gene encoding pantetheine-phosphate adenylyltransferase — protein: MKKGIYPGSFDPITNGHLDVINRARHIFDKVVVAVARNASKQPLFTPEERVELIRENLVGRPNIEVLAFDGLIVDLAKREKAVALIRGLRAVSDFEHEFQMAQMNRHLDETVETIFLMPNEQFFFTSSNLVKQVFKFTDRERHLIPPNVHAALSRKFGHPKS
- a CDS encoding phosphatidylglycerophosphatase A family protein, coding for MSRKFLWAQLMPTHVVVNLATLGPLGRVKKGPGTVGSVAGILLYCVLFHYASPFAYLLLAAVLAYAAMAICDTAEERLQMRDPGMIVLDEFVAVPLVFLGMNGPGGLVAQHGGWPVLLGGFVLFRFFDILKPLGISRLQNLPGGVGCVADDLAAGLAACLTLQILLFWVF
- a CDS encoding M48 family metallopeptidase; translation: MDFFSAQEFARKRTKWMVLLFILSVLCITVALYGVVLFGYYSLFADNASHRNQAVTLYHPDLFLATLVGVSGFICFCSLHKIRELRQGGAYVARSLGGRLVSPKTKDPDERKLLNVVEEMAIASGVPVPQVFLMPQGGINGFAAGYTTSDAVISLTRGAIEKLNRDELQAVVAHEFSHILNGDMRLNIRLMGVLFGLLAIAVSGRSMLRVMSDSSRRRSRSSRKGEGGGLIIIFIIAFLVMCIGYIGVFFGRLIQSAISRQREFLADAAAVQFTRNPLGIADALKKIGGHSHRSLIRHPHAEEAAHIFFATALSGNLSSPFATHPPLEQRIRAIEPNWDGKFIFVPVKKKEPPKTASSGQADKDFIRKVGTLTAAAILSADQMQGAIASEKEAISADPAEARAAILALQADAAEELAPDAAQAIVRKALGPDMAQRTAQWTKKFAGMPNRQRFALLQHCLSAGTSDGLKPMEALIACMTELAEADQSITPEELAILRSAKLYLKRKRNPARRFRPMPPAQLAPHIERLLSALSYAGSASGEALNKGFTAGAKQCNRYLLQRARRLPREAISLQELESTLETLADLPPPQKKIIFEGALAVIQSDGRVEKDEYALIRCVAISLDLPLPPV
- a CDS encoding alpha/beta fold hydrolase; the encoded protein is MIRYALSFLLAAGSILSAQTGIRLEQVDYPYPAKIHRLSNQQQDLEMAYMDVAPETATARGTVLLLHGKNFSGSYFETTARALSAVGYRVLIPDQIGFGKSSKPAHYQYSFQQLAANTAELLDAVEAGPVHVLGHSMGGMLATRFALMYPEQTLSLTLLNPIGLEDWKAKGVPYHSIDQWYAGELKKTAEKIRAYQLDSYYDGKWKAAYDPWVEQLASFTQSPEYPRMAWNQALTYDMVFTQPVVYEFPELSMPVLLVIGQRDRTALGKGSVSPELRAQLGNYPELGRKAAAAIPDAQLVELEGIGHLPHIEAFDRFFPPYLQFLVTVARP
- the greA gene encoding transcription elongation factor GreA codes for the protein MNKEAIDALIEKNPKLVSSRSKLEAMAPGNYCLHRSWGFGKIVDYNAAEDRIIIDFEEGKQGHAMAPAFCVDKLDVLPAEDILVRSRTEPEVIEEMIKKRPADLICDILATSSDQAMMPSEIERILSRLMGPIKYKKWWTATKKLLVKDPRIGVPNKKTEPYILRDEPVKPEEEILEQFHGTKNSKQKIELGEKLYALSENISVIKEELPEILSALTDAIANAKSLSQADRLHGVWVRNNLARELHEDVEALEPSSASILDATADYSQLADDLPTQYYKRYVDLIRRTYPDKWQQMVEDLLRNSSGKFTSECINFMLEQDMQDRISYCLNRWLNEQTIKGPLLFWVVKNRASKKYAPIIDPLVTPRLLAAMFYAIDYEALQNASARRIPLADLLSDDDGLIPDLLAEANVETARDLAQTLLLNQGFEDLTKKSLLARFIKKFPSIQSLIAGEAASTSEEDALIVSQKSFEEAKAEYEELIAKKIPENKEAIAVAREHGDLKENSEYKMARQDQDILLSRKNELEVDLSRARVTDFSEANTENVGIGSIVELKQGSSGNSQSYSILGAWDSDPDNNVLSYKTPLAQQLLGKTVGDSVTTKISGAEENWTILKIERWVEKQ